From the genome of Vicia villosa cultivar HV-30 ecotype Madison, WI linkage group LG2, Vvil1.0, whole genome shotgun sequence, one region includes:
- the LOC131647015 gene encoding T-complex protein 1 subunit alpha-like isoform X2, whose translation MPSHCKHRQNLIRSRRYVDKIRDSHLLHIHIPFIFHFPTILKMLEVEHPAAKVLVELAELQDREVGDGTTSVVIVAARLLKRANDLVRNKIHPTSIISGYRLAMREACKYIDEKLAVKVEKLGKDSLVNCAKTSMSSKLISGDSDYFENLINE comes from the exons ATGCCAAGCCATTGCAAACATCGTCAAAACCTCATTAGGTCCCGTCGGTATGTCGACAAG atccgtgaTTCTCATCTTCTTCACATTCATATTCCTTTCATTTTTCACTTTCCTACCATACTCAAGATGCTCGAAGTTGAACATCCTGCTGCTAAG gttTTGGTTGAGCTTGCTGAACTTCAGGATAGAGAAGTTGGAGATGGTACTACTTCCGTCGTCATTGTAGCTGCAAGGCTTCTTAAA AGAGCAAATGATCTTGTTAGGAATAAGATTCATCCAACCTCAATTATCAGTGGCTATAgg CTTGCTATGCGAGAGGCTTGTAAATACATAGATGAAAAGCTGGCTGTCAAG GTTGAAAAGCTCGGAAAAGATTCACTAGTTAATTGTGCCAAGACCAGCATGTCCTCAAAGCTGATATCTGGTGACAGTGACTACTTTGAAAATTTG ATAAATGAATAG
- the LOC131647015 gene encoding T-complex protein 1 subunit alpha-like isoform X1, whose product MPSHCKHRQNLIRSRRYVDKIRDSHLLHIHIPFIFHFPTILKMLEVEHPAAKVLVELAELQDREVGDGTTSVVIVAARLLKRANDLVRNKIHPTSIISGYRLAMREACKYIDEKLAVKVEKLGKDSLVNCAKTSMSSKLISGDSDYFENLVSLYLS is encoded by the exons ATGCCAAGCCATTGCAAACATCGTCAAAACCTCATTAGGTCCCGTCGGTATGTCGACAAG atccgtgaTTCTCATCTTCTTCACATTCATATTCCTTTCATTTTTCACTTTCCTACCATACTCAAGATGCTCGAAGTTGAACATCCTGCTGCTAAG gttTTGGTTGAGCTTGCTGAACTTCAGGATAGAGAAGTTGGAGATGGTACTACTTCCGTCGTCATTGTAGCTGCAAGGCTTCTTAAA AGAGCAAATGATCTTGTTAGGAATAAGATTCATCCAACCTCAATTATCAGTGGCTATAgg CTTGCTATGCGAGAGGCTTGTAAATACATAGATGAAAAGCTGGCTGTCAAG GTTGAAAAGCTCGGAAAAGATTCACTAGTTAATTGTGCCAAGACCAGCATGTCCTCAAAGCTGATATCTGGTGACAGTGACTACTTTGAAAATTTGGTAAGTTTGTATTTGTCTTGA